A single window of Streptococcus cristatus ATCC 51100 DNA harbors:
- a CDS encoding glycogen/starch/alpha-glucan phosphorylase has translation MELNKEQFIRDFKDTLHERQLIKIADATPAELFQALASTIRKYITPLWLERRNKLVEQQQKTAYYFSIEFLPGRMLETNLLNLGILNTVKESFAELGVDFEDVKNAEHDMALGNGGLGRLAAAFMDSLATTGYPGFGNGIRYRYGLFKQRIVNGYQVEIPDDWFGSLGNVWETRKDHGIVDVKIFGNVYLRANEEGRIVPVYENSKTLRAVPYDVPQIGFGNDNINNLRLWDVEIPEEYELDYPTIEARRRVQDITAILYPDDFSYEGKELRLIQEYFMTSAGLQTIIKSYLKQGRPLKDIHEKVSVHINDTHPAVAPAEFMRLLLDDYGLEWADAWNATVKTMSYTNHTILSEALEKWDAELFKNVLPRVYQIILEIDNRYVAEMAGRGLDPQVIENTRIVKDNQVHMAHLAIIGGHSINGVAKLHTELLKEDTLRDFYSIYPEKFNNKTNGIIQRRWLQIADQPLSAEIDKLIGKGWRSDIHELRKLLEFKDDQQVLGDFYRVKQEAKARLADFIKESTGVEVSTEAIFDVQVKRLHAYKRQLLNLLHIIKLYWDLKDNPDKDMVPRVFIFGAKAAPGYHFAKSVIKLINEVANLVNKDESLQGKLKVVFLENYRVSLAELIIPAADVSEQISLASKEASGTSNMKFMMTGAITLATLDGANIEIKDEVGDDNIVIFGMDKDQVYEHYARHDYYSRGVYESNPDIRLVVDTFVNGTIPNVREEGSEIYEALITHNDEYFLLEDFHAYMEAQEKIDALYRDKEKWARMSLINIATSDKFTSDDTIEQYAKEIWNLEK, from the coding sequence ATGGAATTAAATAAAGAACAGTTTATCCGAGATTTCAAGGATACTTTGCACGAACGACAGCTGATTAAGATTGCGGATGCTACACCTGCCGAGCTTTTTCAAGCACTCGCTAGTACCATTCGTAAATATATTACGCCACTGTGGTTGGAGCGCCGCAATAAACTCGTGGAACAGCAGCAAAAAACAGCTTATTATTTCTCAATTGAGTTTCTGCCGGGACGTATGCTGGAAACTAACCTACTCAATTTGGGCATTCTCAATACGGTCAAGGAAAGCTTTGCTGAGCTAGGAGTTGATTTTGAGGATGTAAAAAATGCTGAGCACGACATGGCGCTGGGAAATGGAGGCCTTGGTCGCTTGGCAGCGGCTTTTATGGACTCGCTAGCTACAACGGGCTATCCAGGTTTTGGAAATGGGATTCGCTATCGCTACGGTCTTTTCAAGCAGAGAATCGTGAATGGCTATCAGGTGGAAATTCCAGATGATTGGTTTGGCAGTCTGGGCAATGTCTGGGAAACCCGTAAGGATCACGGCATTGTGGATGTTAAAATCTTTGGTAATGTCTACTTGCGTGCCAATGAAGAAGGCCGCATTGTACCGGTTTATGAGAATTCTAAAACTTTGCGTGCTGTGCCTTATGACGTGCCTCAGATTGGCTTTGGCAATGACAATATCAACAATCTCCGTCTATGGGATGTTGAAATCCCAGAAGAATACGAACTGGACTATCCAACTATTGAAGCCCGTCGACGGGTGCAGGATATTACAGCCATTCTCTATCCAGACGATTTTAGCTACGAAGGAAAAGAACTGCGCCTGATTCAGGAATACTTCATGACCAGCGCAGGGCTGCAAACCATTATCAAATCCTACCTCAAGCAAGGTCGTCCGCTCAAGGATATTCATGAGAAGGTTTCTGTCCATATCAACGATACCCACCCAGCAGTTGCGCCAGCTGAGTTTATGCGCCTTTTGCTGGATGACTATGGTCTCGAGTGGGCAGATGCTTGGAATGCGACGGTCAAGACTATGAGCTACACCAACCACACCATTCTGTCTGAAGCTTTGGAAAAATGGGATGCGGAGCTCTTCAAGAATGTCCTGCCACGGGTTTATCAAATTATCCTAGAAATAGACAATCGCTATGTGGCTGAAATGGCTGGACGTGGACTTGATCCGCAAGTCATCGAAAACACTCGGATCGTCAAGGACAATCAAGTCCACATGGCTCACTTGGCTATCATCGGTGGTCATTCAATCAATGGTGTTGCCAAACTCCACACCGAACTGCTCAAAGAAGACACCTTGCGTGATTTCTACAGTATTTATCCAGAGAAGTTTAATAACAAAACCAATGGGATTATTCAGCGCCGCTGGCTGCAGATTGCGGACCAGCCTCTGTCAGCTGAGATTGATAAGCTGATTGGTAAGGGCTGGAGAAGTGATATCCATGAGCTGCGCAAGCTTTTAGAATTCAAGGATGATCAGCAAGTGCTGGGCGATTTCTACCGAGTGAAGCAAGAAGCTAAGGCTCGTCTGGCTGACTTCATCAAGGAATCAACAGGAGTAGAAGTTTCTACAGAAGCTATCTTTGATGTGCAGGTAAAACGCCTCCACGCCTACAAACGTCAGCTGCTTAACTTGCTTCATATCATCAAGCTTTATTGGGACCTCAAGGACAATCCAGACAAGGACATGGTACCGCGCGTTTTTATCTTCGGTGCCAAGGCTGCTCCAGGCTACCACTTTGCCAAGTCGGTCATCAAGCTAATCAATGAAGTAGCCAATCTGGTCAACAAGGATGAAAGCCTGCAAGGCAAACTCAAGGTTGTTTTCCTAGAAAACTACCGGGTCAGCCTGGCTGAGCTCATCATTCCAGCAGCAGATGTATCAGAGCAAATTTCTCTGGCTTCCAAGGAAGCTTCTGGTACTTCCAACATGAAGTTCATGATGACAGGTGCCATTACCCTAGCTACACTGGACGGAGCCAATATCGAAATCAAGGATGAAGTCGGTGACGACAACATTGTCATCTTCGGGATGGACAAGGACCAAGTTTACGAGCACTATGCCCGCCATGATTACTACTCACGCGGTGTCTATGAAAGCAATCCAGACATTCGTCTGGTGGTCGACACCTTTGTTAATGGAACGATTCCAAACGTTCGTGAAGAAGGCTCTGAAATCTACGAAGCCCTTATCACCCACAATGATGAATACTTCCTCTTGGAAGACTTCCATGCTTACATGGAAGCTCAAGAGAAGATTGATGCTCTCTATCGTGACAAAGAAAAATGGGCCCGCATGAGCCTGATTAACATCGCTACATCTGACAAGTTCACCTCAGATGATACCATTGAGCAATATGCCAAGGAAATCTGGAACTTGGAGAAATAA
- the glgA gene encoding glycogen synthase GlgA yields the protein MKILFVAAEGAPFSKTGGLGDVIGALPKSLVKAGHEVGVILPYYDMTDAKFGDQVEDLFSFEVSVGWRREYVGVKKIELEGVNFYFIDNQHYFFRGHVYGDFDDGERFAYFQLAAIELMERIDFIPDVLHAHDYHTAMIPFLVKEKYRWIQAYNNIKTVLTIHNLEFQGQFPDSMLWELFGVGYERYADGTLRWNDCLNWMKAGILYADRVTTVSPSYANEIRTAEFGCGLDQILRMESGKLVGIVNGIDTDIYNPETDKLLAYHFNKDDLTGKLENKRALQVKVGLPVRDDVPVVGIVSRLTRQKGFDLVVEELHNLLQEDVQIVLLGTGDPAFERAFAWFGQAYPEKLSDNILFDVTLAQEIYAASDIFLMPSRFEPCGLSQMMSMRYGTLPLVHEVGGLRDTVEPFNVYSGQGTGFSFNNFSGYWLTWTFKEALNLYWHDQEAWHSLQIQAMERDFSWDTASQAYSDLYESLL from the coding sequence ATGAAAATTTTATTTGTAGCAGCAGAAGGGGCACCTTTTTCAAAGACGGGTGGTTTGGGGGACGTTATCGGCGCCCTCCCCAAATCCTTGGTCAAAGCTGGTCATGAAGTGGGGGTTATTCTGCCATATTATGACATGACGGATGCTAAATTTGGTGATCAAGTTGAAGACCTCTTCTCTTTTGAAGTCAGTGTCGGTTGGCGTCGGGAATATGTCGGTGTCAAAAAGATTGAGTTGGAAGGTGTCAACTTCTACTTTATCGATAATCAGCATTATTTCTTCCGTGGACATGTCTATGGTGATTTTGATGACGGTGAACGCTTTGCTTATTTCCAATTAGCAGCAATCGAACTGATGGAGCGCATTGACTTTATTCCAGATGTTCTCCATGCGCACGACTACCATACGGCCATGATTCCTTTCTTGGTCAAGGAAAAATACCGCTGGATTCAGGCCTATAACAACATCAAGACAGTACTGACTATTCATAATTTAGAGTTTCAGGGACAATTTCCGGATAGCATGCTTTGGGAACTCTTTGGTGTCGGCTATGAACGTTATGCAGACGGCACTCTCCGTTGGAATGACTGCCTCAACTGGATGAAGGCGGGCATTCTCTATGCAGATCGCGTGACAACTGTTTCACCGAGCTATGCCAACGAAATTCGGACAGCTGAGTTTGGCTGCGGTCTGGATCAGATTCTTCGGATGGAGTCAGGCAAGCTGGTCGGCATTGTCAATGGTATCGATACAGATATCTACAATCCAGAAACCGATAAATTGCTGGCTTACCACTTTAACAAAGATGATTTGACTGGGAAATTGGAAAATAAACGAGCTCTTCAAGTAAAAGTAGGCTTGCCAGTTCGGGATGATGTTCCTGTCGTTGGTATCGTCTCTCGATTGACACGTCAAAAAGGTTTTGATTTGGTGGTGGAAGAGCTGCATAATCTGCTTCAGGAAGATGTGCAAATTGTGCTACTTGGAACAGGTGACCCTGCATTTGAACGGGCCTTCGCTTGGTTTGGCCAGGCTTATCCTGAAAAATTATCCGATAATATCCTTTTTGATGTTACTTTGGCTCAGGAAATCTATGCAGCCAGTGATATTTTCCTTATGCCGAGCCGCTTTGAACCTTGCGGTCTATCTCAGATGATGTCTATGCGTTACGGGACACTGCCACTGGTTCATGAGGTTGGTGGTTTGCGTGATACGGTTGAACCTTTCAATGTCTATAGTGGACAGGGAACAGGCTTTAGCTTCAATAACTTCTCTGGTTATTGGCTAACATGGACTTTCAAAGAAGCCCTCAATCTTTACTGGCATGACCAAGAAGCTTGGCATAGTCTGCAAATACAGGCGATGGAAAGAGATTTCTCTTGGGATACAGCCAGTCAAGCATACAGTGATTTATATGAGTCACTACTCTAG
- a CDS encoding DUF4298 domain-containing protein: MSQLKRIQEMEEHLNKYAQTLAAAQSALAELEASQKNYIQLRDYYTSQVFFDDLEFSNRPDFPEDVACGVLSEDAVYDLMGEHFETALQLLDLSSAMLKER, encoded by the coding sequence TTGTCCCAACTGAAACGAATTCAAGAAATGGAAGAGCATTTGAATAAATACGCTCAGACGCTGGCTGCAGCTCAATCTGCTTTGGCTGAGCTGGAGGCCAGCCAGAAGAATTATATCCAGCTCCGAGATTATTACACCAGCCAAGTTTTCTTTGACGATTTGGAATTTTCCAATCGACCAGACTTTCCTGAGGATGTGGCCTGTGGCGTTCTGAGCGAAGATGCTGTTTATGACCTGATGGGAGAGCACTTTGAGACGGCGTTGCAGCTGCTAGACCTATCCAGTGCCATGCTGAAAGAAAGGTAA
- a CDS encoding AI-2E family transporter, giving the protein MEHKEKDFSLSWFFRWFLDNKAITVFLVTLLIGLNIFILSKISFIFTPVIEFIGVIMLPVILAGLLYYLLNPIVDWMEKRKINRVAGITIVFVLIGVLIVWGLAVAIPNLQHQIVSFSKNVPAYLKQANKMIDDVLTNHISDDLKPQIEQVTNKLSTQITSWASNFSSKAVNWASNLISTASQIIVAIIIVPFILFYLLRDGKNLKGYMVQFLPTKFRESFGQVMTDINTQLANYVRGQVTVAIIVALMFMIFFKIIGLRYGVTLAVVAGVLNLVPYLGSFLAMLPALVLGLIAGPIMLLKVIIVFIVEQTIEGRFVSPLILGSQLSIHPITILFVLLTSGAMFGIWGVLLGIPAYASAKVAITALFKWYKKVSGLYEESVQELGEGSE; this is encoded by the coding sequence ATGGAACATAAAGAAAAAGATTTTAGTTTATCCTGGTTTTTTAGATGGTTCTTGGATAATAAGGCCATTACCGTATTTTTGGTGACCTTGCTCATTGGTTTGAACATTTTTATTCTTAGCAAAATTAGCTTTATTTTTACACCGGTGATTGAGTTTATTGGTGTCATTATGTTACCAGTGATTTTGGCTGGGCTGCTTTACTATCTGCTCAATCCCATTGTCGACTGGATGGAAAAGCGTAAGATTAACCGTGTGGCTGGGATTACAATTGTCTTTGTCTTGATTGGTGTTTTGATTGTGTGGGGCTTGGCGGTTGCTATTCCTAACTTGCAGCATCAGATAGTGAGTTTTTCAAAAAATGTTCCCGCCTATCTCAAGCAAGCCAATAAAATGATTGATGATGTTTTGACCAATCATATTTCAGATGATTTGAAGCCACAAATCGAGCAAGTTACGAATAAGTTATCGACTCAGATCACTTCATGGGCCAGCAATTTTTCATCTAAGGCAGTTAATTGGGCTAGCAATTTGATTAGTACAGCTTCACAAATCATTGTGGCTATTATCATCGTGCCTTTTATTCTTTTCTATTTGCTGCGCGACGGGAAAAATCTCAAAGGATATATGGTTCAGTTCTTGCCAACGAAATTCCGCGAGTCATTTGGTCAGGTTATGACAGATATCAATACCCAGTTGGCCAATTATGTTCGTGGTCAGGTGACCGTAGCAATCATCGTGGCTCTTATGTTTATGATTTTTTTCAAGATCATCGGCTTGCGGTACGGTGTGACTCTAGCCGTTGTGGCAGGAGTTTTGAACTTGGTGCCTTATCTGGGAAGCTTCCTTGCCATGTTGCCGGCTTTGGTTCTTGGATTGATTGCTGGTCCGATCATGCTGTTGAAAGTCATTATCGTCTTTATCGTGGAGCAGACCATTGAGGGGCGCTTCGTGTCTCCATTGATCTTGGGAAGTCAATTAAGCATCCATCCGATTACGATTTTATTTGTTTTGCTGACTTCAGGAGCCATGTTTGGTATCTGGGGTGTCTTGCTGGGAATTCCAGCTTATGCATCAGCCAAGGTTGCCATCACAGCGCTCTTTAAGTGGTACAAGAAGGTTAGCGGTTTGTATGAAGAAAGTGTTCAAGAATTAGGAGAAGGCAGTGAATAA
- the manA gene encoding mannose-6-phosphate isomerase, class I has product MSEPLFLESVMQEKIWGGTKLRDVFGYEIPSDHVGEYWAISAHPNGVSTVKNGRFAGQKLDALYAEHRELFGNRPEPVFPLLTKILDANDWLSVQVHPDDAYGLEHEGELGKTECWYVIAADEGAEIIYGHNAQSKEELRQQIESKDWDHLLTKIPVKAGDFFYVPSGTMHAIGSGILILETQQSSDTTYRVYDFDRKDDAGNLRELHLEQSIDVLTIGEPANSCPVTIQADDLTSTLLVANDFFAVYKWDIAGSVEFKKTADYSLFSILEGAGELTVDESVYPIEKGSHFILPSDVTEWTLSGDLQLIVSHP; this is encoded by the coding sequence ATGTCAGAACCGTTATTTCTAGAGTCTGTGATGCAGGAGAAAATTTGGGGCGGCACTAAGCTGCGTGATGTTTTTGGCTATGAAATCCCCAGCGACCATGTGGGAGAGTATTGGGCAATTTCGGCTCATCCGAACGGTGTCTCAACCGTCAAGAATGGCCGTTTTGCAGGTCAGAAGCTAGATGCGCTCTATGCCGAGCACCGTGAACTCTTTGGCAATCGTCCAGAGCCCGTCTTTCCACTTTTGACAAAGATTTTGGATGCCAATGACTGGCTCAGCGTTCAGGTCCATCCAGATGATGCCTATGGATTAGAGCACGAAGGAGAGCTTGGCAAGACAGAATGCTGGTATGTTATCGCTGCAGACGAAGGGGCAGAGATTATCTACGGTCATAATGCCCAGAGCAAGGAAGAGTTGCGCCAGCAGATTGAGAGCAAGGACTGGGACCATCTTCTGACCAAAATTCCAGTCAAGGCTGGTGACTTCTTCTATGTACCAAGTGGCACCATGCATGCCATTGGTTCAGGCATTCTGATTTTAGAAACTCAGCAGTCTAGCGATACTACTTATCGGGTCTATGACTTTGATCGTAAGGACGATGCAGGCAATCTTCGTGAGTTGCATTTGGAGCAATCGATTGATGTTTTGACTATCGGAGAGCCTGCTAATAGCTGTCCCGTTACTATTCAGGCAGACGATTTGACCTCTACTCTTTTGGTGGCCAATGACTTCTTTGCTGTTTACAAGTGGGATATTGCTGGTTCTGTTGAATTTAAAAAGACTGCAGATTACAGCTTGTTCAGTATCTTGGAAGGTGCTGGTGAGCTGACAGTAGATGAATCAGTGTATCCAATCGAAAAAGGCTCTCATTTCATCCTGCCGAGCGATGTCACAGAGTGGACCTTGTCTGGCGACTTGCAACTAATTGTCAGCCATCCATAG
- a CDS encoding phosphatase PAP2 family protein produces the protein MKDYAIFYQQLTAPFRSCPRIVKGMAYFNRGMTVFMPLVYGLVLIDAFLTEGWKGLLAFFLLPAIGFGLLSAIRKWLNQARPYEKWSIQPLLAKDTSGKSMPSRHVFSATVISMCLLYFFWLPGLICLLLSAGLAAVRVIGGVHYPKDVVIGYLCGICWGALVFLL, from the coding sequence ATGAAAGACTACGCGATTTTTTATCAACAATTAACGGCTCCCTTTCGCAGTTGTCCTAGGATAGTGAAAGGGATGGCTTATTTTAATAGGGGGATGACTGTTTTTATGCCTCTGGTGTATGGATTGGTCTTGATTGATGCCTTTCTGACGGAAGGTTGGAAAGGGCTGCTTGCTTTTTTTCTCCTTCCAGCTATTGGATTTGGTCTCTTGTCAGCGATTCGTAAATGGCTGAATCAAGCACGCCCTTACGAAAAATGGTCTATTCAACCCTTGCTGGCCAAGGATACATCAGGCAAGTCCATGCCCAGTCGACATGTCTTTTCGGCGACAGTGATTTCCATGTGCCTGCTCTACTTTTTCTGGCTGCCGGGACTTATCTGCCTCTTGCTTTCAGCAGGGTTAGCTGCAGTGCGCGTGATTGGCGGAGTGCACTATCCAAAGGATGTAGTGATAGGATACCTTTGCGGAATTTGCTGGGGAGCTTTAGTCTTTTTATTATAA
- the glgD gene encoding glucose-1-phosphate adenylyltransferase subunit GlgD, with protein MKIDKYSAILGNTVGFHDMSTLTEHRPVASLPFGGKYRLIDFPLSSLANAGVRSVFGIFQQDNISSVFDHIRSGREWGLSTLLSHYYLGIYNTRVESSTVGKEYYEQLLTYLKRSGSNQTVALNCDVLINIDLNQVFHLHNTTQQPMTVVYKKLPSKDISDVNAVLQVSETDHVLGHKLHSDRDEGELFNMSTDIFVVDTPWLIEKLEEEAQKEFPQKLRYVLRDLAAEVGAFAYEYTGYLANIYSVESYYKANKDMLDRQKFYSLFSPNQKIYTKVKNEEPTYYATGSKVNRSQFASGSIVEGEVVNSVISRNTRILAGSSVKDSLLFPRVVVGKNAVVEYAIVDKGVEIAEGVVVRGTAEHPVVLKKGQKVTEDIVS; from the coding sequence ATGAAGATTGATAAATATTCAGCGATTTTAGGAAATACGGTCGGTTTCCACGACATGTCAACCTTAACAGAACATCGTCCAGTTGCTAGTTTGCCATTTGGTGGGAAATACCGTTTGATTGACTTCCCACTGTCTAGTCTTGCTAATGCTGGTGTTCGTAGCGTCTTTGGTATCTTCCAACAAGACAATATCAGCTCTGTCTTTGACCATATTCGTTCAGGTCGTGAGTGGGGCTTGTCTACACTTTTGAGCCACTACTATCTAGGCATTTACAATACTCGTGTAGAAAGTAGCACAGTTGGTAAGGAATATTATGAACAGTTATTGACTTATCTGAAGCGCTCAGGCTCTAACCAAACTGTAGCCCTAAACTGTGATGTATTAATCAATATTGACCTTAATCAGGTCTTCCACTTGCATAACACAACCCAGCAACCGATGACAGTGGTTTACAAGAAATTGCCATCTAAAGATATTTCAGATGTCAATGCAGTTCTGCAAGTCAGTGAAACAGACCATGTCCTAGGGCATAAGCTGCATAGTGATAGAGACGAGGGCGAGCTCTTCAATATGTCTACAGATATTTTTGTAGTAGATACGCCTTGGTTGATTGAAAAATTGGAAGAAGAAGCCCAAAAAGAATTCCCACAAAAACTGCGCTATGTTCTTCGGGACTTGGCAGCTGAAGTTGGAGCTTTTGCTTACGAGTATACAGGTTATCTGGCAAATATTTACTCTGTTGAATCATACTATAAGGCCAATAAAGATATGCTTGATCGGCAGAAATTCTACTCTCTCTTCTCACCAAATCAAAAGATTTATACAAAGGTGAAAAACGAAGAGCCGACTTACTATGCAACAGGATCGAAAGTAAATCGCTCTCAGTTTGCGTCAGGTAGTATTGTAGAAGGTGAAGTTGTAAACTCTGTTATTTCGCGGAATACAAGAATTTTAGCGGGTAGCAGTGTCAAAGACAGTCTCCTCTTCCCGCGCGTTGTCGTTGGAAAAAATGCAGTGGTAGAATATGCAATTGTGGACAAGGGCGTTGAGATTGCTGAAGGAGTTGTCGTTCGAGGGACAGCTGAACATCCAGTTGTCCTGAAGAAAGGTCAAAAAGTTACAGAGGACATCGTTTCATGA
- a CDS encoding tetratricopeptide repeat protein, which yields MNKSERMLTALQNQDLAQAEKYFEEALSQDTDQELLELADYLESIGFFPQAKRIYEKLAPLFPESYISLATIAADDGDLEEAFAYLEEINSESEWYVAALLAKADLYQLEGLPDVAREKLLEAAKLSDEPLVTFGLAEIEFELENFAQAIKEYAQLDNRSIYEQTGVSTYQRIGLCYASLGKIEAAIEFLEKAVELEYDEETVYELAAILYEQEEYQKANLYFKQLDTISPDFEGYEYAYAQSLHAEHKTEEALEMAEQGLTKNPFETRLLHLASQLSYELHDVEKSENYLLAAQENADDLEEIALRLTNLYLEQERYDEVLAFEEQDLDNVLTRWNLARAYQALENLEKAGELYQELAVDLQENPEFLEEYVYLLRELGRVEEAKIQAGKYLRLVPDDTAMADLYESL from the coding sequence GTGAATAAGAGTGAACGAATGTTAACAGCCCTGCAAAATCAGGATTTAGCACAGGCTGAGAAGTATTTTGAAGAGGCTTTGAGCCAAGATACCGATCAAGAGTTATTAGAATTAGCCGATTACTTAGAAAGTATCGGCTTTTTCCCTCAAGCCAAGCGAATTTATGAAAAATTAGCTCCGCTCTTTCCGGAATCCTATATCAGTCTGGCAACGATTGCTGCTGACGATGGTGACTTGGAAGAAGCTTTTGCCTATTTAGAGGAAATTAACTCGGAAAGTGAATGGTATGTGGCAGCTCTCTTGGCCAAGGCTGACCTCTATCAGCTAGAGGGATTGCCAGATGTGGCACGGGAGAAATTGCTGGAAGCTGCCAAACTGTCAGACGAACCTTTGGTGACTTTTGGTTTAGCAGAAATTGAGTTTGAATTGGAAAATTTTGCCCAGGCCATCAAGGAATATGCCCAGCTAGATAATCGCTCTATCTACGAGCAGACAGGCGTGTCCACCTATCAGCGTATCGGCCTTTGCTACGCCAGTCTGGGGAAAATCGAAGCAGCCATTGAATTTTTGGAAAAGGCTGTGGAGCTGGAGTACGACGAAGAGACGGTCTATGAATTAGCAGCTATCTTGTATGAGCAAGAGGAGTACCAAAAAGCTAATTTGTACTTCAAGCAGCTGGATACGATTTCGCCGGATTTTGAAGGCTATGAGTATGCCTATGCGCAGTCTCTCCACGCGGAGCATAAGACGGAGGAAGCCTTGGAAATGGCTGAGCAAGGCTTGACCAAGAATCCTTTCGAGACTCGCCTTCTGCACCTTGCTTCCCAACTATCTTACGAACTGCATGATGTGGAAAAATCTGAAAACTACTTGCTGGCAGCTCAGGAAAATGCAGATGATTTAGAGGAAATTGCTCTACGTCTGACCAATCTCTATCTGGAGCAGGAACGCTACGATGAGGTCTTAGCTTTTGAGGAACAAGATCTAGACAATGTCTTGACTCGCTGGAATCTGGCACGTGCTTATCAGGCCTTGGAAAATCTGGAGAAAGCTGGGGAGCTTTATCAGGAGCTGGCAGTTGACTTGCAGGAAAACCCTGAATTTCTGGAAGAATATGTTTATTTATTACGCGAACTAGGGCGTGTGGAAGAAGCGAAAATACAGGCTGGTAAGTACCTGCGTTTGGTTCCAGATGACACTGCTATGGCAGATTTGTACGAAAGTTTGTAA
- a CDS encoding glucose-1-phosphate adenylyltransferase, whose translation MKNEMLALILAGGQGTRLGKLTQSIAKPAVQFGGRYRIIDFALSNCANSGINNVGVITQYQPLALNSHIGNGSSWGLDGINTGVSILQPYSASEGNRWFEGTSHAIFQNIDYIDSINPEYVLILSGDHIYKMDYDDMLQSHKDNSASLTVAVLDVPLKEASRFGIMNTDANNRIVEFEEKPENPKSTKASMGIYIFDWQRLRNMLIAAEKSNVDMSDFGKNVIPNYLESGESVYAYEFNGYWKDVGTIESLWEANMEYISPENALDSRDRQWKIYSRNLISPPNYLGANAHVEDSLVVDGCFVDGTVKHSILSTGAQVREGAEVTDSVIMSGAIIGQGAKIKRAIIGEGAVISDGVEIDGTDEVQVVGYNEKVGVPTDED comes from the coding sequence ATGAAGAATGAAATGCTAGCTTTGATTCTTGCCGGTGGGCAAGGAACTCGTCTTGGAAAGCTCACACAAAGTATTGCGAAACCAGCAGTACAGTTTGGTGGTCGTTATCGTATTATTGATTTCGCGCTGTCGAACTGTGCCAACTCTGGGATTAACAATGTCGGTGTGATTACCCAGTACCAACCACTTGCTTTGAACAGTCACATCGGGAACGGTTCAAGCTGGGGCTTGGATGGTATCAATACAGGTGTATCTATTCTTCAGCCTTACTCTGCCAGTGAAGGAAATCGTTGGTTTGAGGGAACTAGCCACGCTATTTTCCAAAATATTGACTATATTGACAGCATCAATCCTGAATATGTTTTAATCCTATCTGGAGACCATATCTACAAGATGGACTATGATGATATGCTCCAATCCCACAAGGATAACAGCGCTAGTTTGACGGTTGCCGTCTTGGATGTGCCTCTCAAGGAGGCTAGCCGTTTTGGTATCATGAATACCGACGCTAACAATCGGATCGTTGAATTTGAAGAAAAACCAGAAAATCCTAAATCTACCAAGGCTTCTATGGGAATCTATATCTTTGACTGGCAACGTCTCCGCAATATGCTGATTGCTGCTGAAAAGAGCAATGTAGATATGTCCGACTTTGGTAAGAATGTTATCCCTAACTATCTTGAATCTGGCGAAAGTGTTTATGCTTATGAATTTAACGGCTACTGGAAAGACGTTGGTACGATTGAGTCACTTTGGGAAGCTAATATGGAATACATTAGTCCAGAAAATGCTTTAGACAGTCGTGATCGTCAGTGGAAAATTTACTCACGTAACTTGATTTCACCACCAAACTACCTTGGTGCAAATGCTCATGTTGAAGATTCTTTGGTAGTTGACGGCTGTTTTGTGGATGGAACTGTTAAGCATTCTATTCTTTCAACAGGCGCTCAAGTTCGTGAGGGTGCAGAAGTCACTGATTCTGTCATTATGAGTGGCGCTATCATTGGTCAGGGAGCTAAGATTAAACGTGCGATCATTGGTGAGGGTGCTGTTATTTCTGATGGTGTGGAGATTGACGGGACAGATGAAGTGCAAGTAGTCGGATATAATGAAAAAGTGGGGGTACCAACAGATGAAGATTGA